Proteins co-encoded in one Fusarium fujikuroi IMI 58289 draft genome, chromosome FFUJ_chr06 genomic window:
- a CDS encoding probable OPI3-methylene-fatty-acyl-phospholipid synthase: MALGLQDFVNYVDYDKQSLYISAASIAFNPLFWNIVARQEYHNKLLTKIFGGNSQVACYALAATIFSLGMIRDFIFKTAIAEQPTHPALVTDFIQAAAVALFIVGNVLVVSSTWRLGITGTFLGDYFGILMDEMVTGFPFNVTGSPMYTGSTCSFLATAMWYGKPAGVLLTLWVDVVYRIALKFEDPFTSEIYAKRERERVAGKKSN; the protein is encoded by the exons atggctcttgGTTTGCAAGACTTTGTCAACTATGTCGACTATGACAAGCAGAGCTTGTACA tctCTGCTGCCTCCATCGCCTTCAACCCTCTCTTCTGGAA CATCGTCGCCCGCCAAG AATACCACAACAAGCTTCTGACCAAGATTTTCGGCGGTAACTCCCAAGTTGCTTGCTATGCTCTTGCTGCCACTATCTTCTCTCTCGGTATGATTCGCGACTTTATCTTCAAGACGGCCATTGCCGAGCAACCCACGCATCCCGCTCTTGTCACCGACTTCATCCAGGCCGCCGCTGTTGCTCTTTTTATCGTTGGTAACGTCCTGGTCGTCTCTTCAACCTGGCGACTAGGCATTACTGGCACTTTCCTCGGTGACTACTTTGGCATTCTCATGGACGAGATGGTGACTGGCTTTCCCTTCAACGTGACCGGCTCTCCTATGTACACTGGCTCTACCTGCAGCTTCCTCGCTACCGCCATGTGGTATGGCAAGCCTGCCGGTGTCCTGCTCACATTGTGGGTTGATGTTGTCTACAGGATCGCTCTGAAATTTGAGGACCCGTTCACTTCTGAAATCTACGCCAAGCGTGAGCGTGAGCGTGTTGCTGGAAAGAAGTCCAACTAA
- a CDS encoding probable methionyl-tRNA synthetase translates to MASKSPVLPEEGKRNILITSALPYVNNIPHLGNIIGSVLSADVFSRYCRARGWNTIYVCGSDEYGTATETKALEEGLSPADLCAKYHALHKGVYDWFRIDFDIFGRTPTQQQTQIVQQIFKELWKNGYIEERETTQPFCSDPAHGKFLADRFVEGECSICHDLGARGDQCDACGSLLDPFEPEREPSTSDDDHVEAKATGFLINPRCKVDGTTPEKRKTKHLFLRLDAVKDLLVPWFHKSSKEGDWSTNCISITQSWIDKGLLPRGITRDLKWGVPIPKDLEGLSNEEYAEKVFYVWFDACIGYVSITKNLVDGDNLDGTNWEKWWKNPENVKLYQFMGKDNVPFHTIIFPASQLGTGENWTKVHKMSTTEYLNYEGGKFSKSRGVGVFGNTAKETGVDPDVWRYYLLSRRPESADSEFKWQEFIDCNNNDLLKNLGNLNQRILKFTQAKLDGVVPDYTKYTDERLEEHKKEVNEALKTFISQFDAIKLRAGLATVMHISALGNKLLQDSKLNNQLLADEPDRCAAVIGLGINHLQLLASIVHPYMPSTSEAILEQIGSPGLISIPETWSGDLVKPGQKIGEPKLLFTQIPASKLDEWREAFGGEEIRKQKALEAEKAAAKKAAKDKKKQKKLALRQVEKAGEASTEEKPVEEKKPVEASAVDLLPDNKPSET, encoded by the exons ATGGCTTCAAAATCACCCGTTCTGCCCGAGGAGGGTAAGCGCAACATCCTAATTACCAGTGCCCTTCCCTACGTCAACAACATTCCGCATCTGGGCAATATCATCGGCAGTGTTCTCTCCGCCGATGTCTTTTCTCGCTATTGCAGAGCGCGAGGCTGGAACACCATCTACGTTTGTGGTTCCGACGAGTACGGTACTGCTACTGAGACGAAGGCCCTCGAGGAAGGTCTTTCGCCCGCCGACCTTTGTGCCAAGTATCACGCCCTTCACAAGGGAGTCTACGATTGGTTCCGAATTGACTTCGACATCTTCGGCCGAACGCCCACCCAACAACAGACGCAGATTGTGCAGCAGATCTTCAAGGAGCTTTGGAAGAATGGTTATATTGAGGAGCGAGAGACTACTCAACCTTTTTGCTCGGATCCTGCACACGGCAAGTTCCTCGCAGATCGATTCGTCGAGGGAGAATGCAGCATTTGCCATGATCTCGGAGCCCGTGGAGATCAATGCGATGCATGCGGTAGTCTTCTCGACCCATTTGAGCCCGAGCGCGAGCCCAGCACCTCTGATGATGACCACGTCGAAGCTAAAGCGACTGGTTTCCTGATCAACCCCCGCTGCAAGGTCGATGGAACCACTCCCGAGAAGCGAAAGACGAAGCATCTTTTCCTTCGTCTAGATGCGGTTAAGGACTTACTCGTTCCCTGGTTCCACAAGAGCAGCAAGGAGGGAGATTGGAGCACAAATTGTATTTCCATCACCCAGTCATGGATCGACAAGGGACTCCTTCCCCGTGGTATCACTCGAGACCTCAAGTGGGGTGTTCCTATTCCCAAGGATCTTGAAGGCTTGAGTAACGAGGAGTATGCAGAGAAGGTCTTCTATGTTTGGTTCGATGCTTGTATTGGCTACGTCTCCATTACCAAGAACTTGGTCGATGGCGATAACTTGGATGGCACGAACTGGGAGAAGTGGTGGAAGAACCCTGAGAACGTCAAGCTTTATCAGTTCATGGGCAAGGACAATGTGCC ATTCCACACTATCATCTTCCCTGCCTCTCAACTTGGAACAGGAGAGAACTGGACCAAGGTACACAAGATGTCGACAACCGAATACCTCAACTATGAGGGCGGAAAGTTCAGCAAGTCCCGCGGCGTTGGAGTTTTTGGAAACACTGCTAAGGAGACTGGCGTTGATCCTGACGTTTGGCGATACTATCTTCTATCCAGACGGCCCGAATCCGCTGACTCCGAGTTCAAATGGCAAGAGTTCATTGACTGCAACAACAacgatcttctcaagaaccttggTAACTTGAACCAACGAATCCTTAAGTTCACTCAGGCCAAGTTGGATGGCGTCGTTCCCGACTACACAAAATACACCGACGAGCGGCTAGAGGAGCATAAGAAGGAAGTGAACGAGGCCCTCAAGACCTTTATCTCACAGTTCGACGCCATCAAGCTCCGTGCTGGTCTCGCCACTGTTATGCACATCTCCGCTCTTGGAAACAAGCTCCTTCAGGACAGCAAGCTGAACAACCAGCTTCTGGCCGATGAGCCAGACCGTTGCGCTGCTGTAATTGGTCTCGGTATCAaccacctccagctcctTGCGAGCATCGTTCATCCTTATATGCCCTCTACTTCCGAGGCCATCCTGGAGCAGATCGGCAGCCCTGGATTGATCTCCATTCCTGAAACATGGTCAGGAGACCTCGTCAAGCCCGGTCAAAAGATTGGCGAGCCCAAGCTTCTCTTCACACAGATCCCCGCGTCTAAGCTTGATGAGTGGCGTGAggcctttggtggtgaggagaTCCGAAAGCAAAAGGCCCTCGAGGCGGAGAAGGCGGCGGCGAAGAAGGCTGctaaggacaagaagaagcaaaagaagctCGCTCTTCGTCAAGTTGAGAAGGCAGGTGAAGCTTCTACCGAGGAGAAGCCTGTGGAGGAGAAAAAGCCTGTTGAGGCCTCTGCTGTTGACTTGCTCCCCGACAACAAGCCCTCTGAGACATAG
- a CDS encoding related to LSB5-possible role in the regulation of actin cytoskeletal organization, whose product MSMFQSKKPFSAVTVTVENLTSESYEEEDLSGIPELVEVITLQATGPSEAARAIRKKLKYGNVHRQIRALVILDGLIQNAGERFQRTFVDEPLLERLRVCGTSDLSDVAVRNKCRELFRSWSQYAGRPGLDSLARLHRELPKRKQAVTQERSRVLRETEENPFVDDEQEAAAKAARDARDASGPSSSNPAYGSTFGHSSTKSSSGPSAFFGSSKDKKKEKEKDKAKGKRKPFNLEAEKEQMKSVIADSSIAATNLMNALQSINREVERISENQTAVERFEACKLLRRKVLRYVHHVEEEQWLGGLLHANDELVHALMSFEQFDRSIDADSDSDDELAEQAHLYRMATIKGKEAMAKAASQSPTVSQPPDLSELNISTPVHAAPPRPPPMSKPHSNPPPQPPRPVAAPQDEDDEDDPFGDSHALETPMHERDQPKW is encoded by the exons ATGAGCATGTTCCAATCG AAAAAGCCGTTCTCGGCGGTAACTGTAACCGTTGAGAATCTTACCTCCGAATCatatgaggaggaagatctcAGCGGTATCCCTGAGCTTGTCGAAGTCATTACCCTACAAGCTACGGGCCCTAGTGAAGCAGCTCGAGCCATTcgaaagaagcttaaataCGGAAATGTGCACCGCCAGATCCGTGCATTGGTCATTCTTGACGGTCTCATCCAGAACGCTGGTGAGAGGTTCCAGCGAACCTTCGTGGATGAGCCCTTGCTTGAACGTCTGCGTGTTTGCGGTACATCTGACCTGTCTGATGTTGCAGTGAGGAACAAGTGTAGGGAGCTCTTTCGTTCATGGTCACAGTATGCTGGCAGGCCAGGTCTAGACAGTCTCGCACGACTTCACAGA GAACTACCCAAGAGAAAGCAAGCTGTTACACAGGAGAGATCTCGAGTCCTGAGGGAGACAGAGGAAAATCCATTTGTCGACGACGAACAAGAAGCTGCGGCAAAGGCGGCCCGTGATGCTCGGGACGCTTCAGGCCCTTCGAGCTCAAACCCAGCATATGGTTCAACATTCGGACACTCTTCTACCAAATCTTCCTCGGGGCCCAGTGCTTTCTTCGGTAGCTctaaagacaagaagaaggagaaagagaaggataagGCGAAGGGGAAGCGAAAGCCTTTCaatcttgaggctgagaaggagcaAATGAAGTCTGTCATTGCTGACTCCTCCATAGCAGCAACGAACTTGATGAATGCGCTTCAAAGCATTAACCGTGAGGTGGAGCGTATTTCAGAGAACCAGACGGCAGTGGAGCGCTTTGAAGCTTGTAAACTTCTTCGGCGCAAAGTACTTCGATAT GTTCATcatgtggaggaggagcagtGGCTGGGAGGATTACTTCATGCtaatgatgagcttgtccaTGCTCTCATGTCTTTCGAACAGTTCGATCGTTCGATTGACGCGGATAGTGATTCGGATGACGAACTTGCCGAGCAAGCTCATCTTTATCGGA TGGCTACAATTAAGGGCAAGGAGGCCATGGCCAAAGCTGCCTCTCAGTCTCCAACCGTCTCGCAGCCTCCAGACCTCTCCGAGCTAAACATTTCAACACCCGTTCACGcagctcctcctcggccACCACCCATGTCCAAGCCTCACTCAAACCCTCCCCCTCAACCCCCAAGGCCAGTTGCAGCTCCgcaggatgaagatgatgaagacgatccCTTCGGCGATTCTCATGCACTCGAGACACCTATGCACGAACGTGACCAGCCTAAGTGGTAG